One genomic region from Paramormyrops kingsleyae isolate MSU_618 chromosome 24, PKINGS_0.4, whole genome shotgun sequence encodes:
- the LOC111850607 gene encoding NHL repeat-containing protein 3 produces MKRKGNSCLIAVAMGVVFLVMVVFYGTISPQPSAAAPNTDYRLLGKPLYKLDISWPKYTEHFTGEVFGVAVNQVAGLVYVAQRGENVPKVLVFSMDGDFLQTWNTSTLEMPHGIFLSNASSNPTVWITDVGNGPFGHTIKQYSPSGKLLQVLGTAGEAGSSVSPLQFDQPAEIFVHSLGDIYIVDGDGGLNNRLIKLSKDLQVQWMHGEKGAGLGQFYIPHSVTVDSYQRVWVADRGNKRIQVFNSLTGDWLGSWGSCFSEDAPYSVRLTPDQKYFVVVQLNTNQISLLEAPPVGVIGQCRVASVIQLAEDIKPHLVDLDLKTGALYVAEIGAQQAQKFTPFTLGGGFL; encoded by the exons ATGAAAAGGAAGGGTAATTCGTGTCTGATAGCAGTAGCGATGGGTGTAGTCTTTCTGGTAATGGTGGTGTTTTACGGGACCATCAGTCCTCAG CCCAGCGCCGCCGCCCCCAACACGGACTACCGGCTGCTGGGGAAGCCGCTGTACAAGCTGGACATCTCCTGGCCCAAATACACAGAACATTTCACCGGAGAGGTGTTCGGGGTGGCCGTGAACCAGGTGGCCGGCCTGGTGTATGTCGCACAA AGGGGGGAGAATGTGCCCAAAGTGCTGGTGTTCTCCATGGACGGAGACTTCCTGCAGACTTGGAACACCAGCACGCTGGAGATGCCTCATGGGATCTTCTTGAGCAATGCGTCCAGTAATCCTACCGTGTGGATCACGGACGTGGGGAACG GCCCCTTCGGACATACCATCAAGCAATATTCGCCCTCGGGGAAGCTACTGCAGGTGTTGGGCACAGCGGGAGAGGCGGGGTCTAGTGTGTCCCCACTGCAGTTCGACCAGCCGGCTGAGATCTTTGTCCACAGCTTGGGGGACATCTACATCGTGGACGGGGATGGGGGCCTGAACAACAGGCTGATAAAGCTGTCCAAGG ACCTGCAGGTCCAGTGGATGCACGGCGAGAAGGGGGCCGGTCTCGGTCAGTTCTACATCCCCCACAGCGTCACCGTTGACTCCTACCAGAGG GTGTGGGTGGCCGACCGTGGAAACAAGCGCATCCAGGTGTTCAACTCGCTGACGGGTGATTGGCTGGGCTCGTGGGGAAGCTGCTTCTCAGAGGACGCCCCCTACTCCGTCCG GCTCACGCCAGATCAGAAGTACTTTGTGGTCGTGCAGCTGAACACCAATCAGATTTCGCTTCTGGAGGCACCGCCGGTGGGCGTGATTGGTCAGTGCCGGGTGGCCAGCGTCATCCAGCTGGCAGAGGACATCAAACCCCACCTGGTGGACCTGGATCTGAAGACGGGGGCCCTGTATGTGGCCGAGATCGGGGCCCAGCAGGCACAGAAGTTCACCCCCTTCACCTTGGGGGGTGGCTTCCTGTAG